From a single Serratia surfactantfaciens genomic region:
- the sdhC gene encoding succinate dehydrogenase cytochrome b556 subunit — translation MGKYVKKQRPVNLDLQTIRFPVTAIASILHRVSGVITFVAVGILLWLLGLSLSSQEGFLQAAAIMNSFIVKFIFWGILTALAYHICGGIRHLLMDFGYIEESLAAGTRSAQVAIGLTVVLSVLAGVLVW, via the coding sequence GTGGGCAAATACGTGAAAAAACAACGACCTGTCAACTTGGATCTGCAAACGATCCGGTTCCCCGTAACTGCGATAGCGTCTATCTTACACCGAGTCTCTGGCGTAATTACCTTCGTTGCCGTGGGTATCCTCCTCTGGCTGCTGGGCCTGTCACTCTCTTCCCAAGAGGGGTTCCTGCAGGCGGCCGCCATCATGAATAGCTTCATCGTCAAATTCATATTCTGGGGCATCCTCACGGCGCTGGCCTATCACATTTGCGGTGGCATCCGTCACTTGTTAATGGATTTTGGCTATATCGAAGAGAGTTTGGCCGCCGGCACCCGTTCCGCCCAGGTGGCGATCGGTCTGACCGTCGTGCTGTCAGTTCTGGCTGGAGTCCTCGTATGGTAA